A genomic stretch from Nocardia wallacei includes:
- a CDS encoding zinc-dependent metalloprotease codes for MSDVPFGFSNRDDDPDRDRRDDQSGSGANNPFGIGGPGAGGFDPSQLGQMLTSLGQMFSNIGQPGAQSGGPVNYDIAKRLARQQLGSSVEPVSAGTQRAVADAAHLAELWLDPVTTLPAGASKTVAWTPNDWIEETLPTWRRLCDPVAQQVSGMWTATLPEEAKEFAAPMIGMLGQMGGLAFGSQLGQALGQLAKEVLTSTDIGLPLGPTGTAALLPAAVTEFSKGLERPESEILVYLAAREAAHQRLFAHVPWLRQQVLGAVEDYARGIRMDFSAIEEAAQNIDPMTLTDPSKLEELLSQGTFEPQTTPEQQAALERLETLLALIEGWVQVVVSEAVGDRLPGAGALAETLRRRRATGGPAEQTFATLVGLELRPRKLREAATLWQRLTTDAGIESRDAIWAHPDLLPSSEDLDNPAGFIDGVIGGGTDAFDDPLAQLAETEARERAQREAEKKGEDPEQGDSGNTDS; via the coding sequence ATGAGCGACGTGCCATTCGGATTCTCGAACCGCGATGACGATCCCGACCGCGACCGGCGGGACGATCAGTCCGGTTCCGGCGCGAACAATCCGTTCGGGATCGGAGGTCCGGGTGCGGGCGGATTCGATCCGTCGCAGCTCGGGCAGATGCTGACCTCGCTGGGTCAGATGTTCTCCAATATCGGGCAGCCGGGCGCGCAGTCCGGCGGTCCGGTGAACTACGACATCGCCAAGCGACTGGCCCGCCAGCAGCTCGGCTCGAGCGTCGAGCCGGTGTCCGCGGGCACGCAGCGCGCCGTAGCCGACGCGGCCCACCTGGCCGAGCTGTGGCTGGACCCGGTCACGACGCTGCCCGCCGGCGCCTCGAAGACGGTGGCGTGGACGCCCAACGACTGGATCGAGGAGACCCTGCCGACCTGGCGGCGGCTGTGCGACCCGGTGGCCCAGCAGGTGTCGGGCATGTGGACGGCCACCCTGCCGGAGGAGGCCAAGGAGTTCGCCGCGCCGATGATCGGCATGCTGGGCCAGATGGGTGGCCTGGCGTTCGGCTCGCAGCTCGGGCAGGCGCTGGGTCAGCTGGCCAAGGAGGTGCTGACCTCCACCGACATCGGCCTGCCGCTGGGCCCGACCGGCACCGCGGCGCTGCTGCCCGCGGCCGTCACCGAATTCAGCAAGGGCCTGGAACGGCCGGAGAGCGAGATCCTGGTCTATCTCGCCGCCCGCGAGGCCGCGCATCAACGGCTGTTCGCGCACGTACCGTGGCTGCGCCAGCAGGTGCTGGGCGCGGTGGAGGACTACGCGCGCGGCATCCGGATGGACTTCTCGGCGATCGAGGAGGCGGCCCAGAACATCGACCCGATGACGCTGACCGACCCCTCGAAGCTGGAGGAGTTGCTGTCGCAGGGCACGTTCGAACCGCAGACCACGCCGGAGCAGCAGGCCGCGCTGGAACGGCTGGAGACGCTGCTGGCGCTGATCGAGGGCTGGGTGCAGGTCGTGGTGAGCGAGGCGGTCGGCGATCGGCTGCCCGGCGCGGGCGCGCTGGCCGAGACACTGCGCCGCCGCCGCGCCACCGGCGGCCCGGCCGAGCAGACCTTCGCCACCCTGGTCGGCCTGGAGTTGCGGCCGCGCAAGCTGCGCGAGGCCGCCACCCTGTGGCAGCGCCTGACCACCGACGCCGGAATCGAATCCCGTGACGCCATCTGGGCCCACCCCGACCTGCTGCCCAGCTCCGAGGATCTGGACAACCCGGCCGGCTTCATCGACGGCGTGATCGGCGGTGGCACCGACGCTTTCGACGACCCGCTGGCCCAGCTGGCCGAGACCGAGGCCCGTGAGCGCGCACAGCGTGAGGCGGAGAAGAAAGGCGAGGACCCGGAACAGGGCGACTCCGGCAACACCGATTCCTGA
- a CDS encoding YlbL family protein, which yields MNRRILTLLAALIPVLVLGVVGSAVTVPFVALGPGPTFNTLGDVEGKQVVDVRGATVDPTAGNLNMTTVSVRDGLNIFEAFVLWADGRYGLVPRSEVYPPGVPRDQIDKSNEQDFKDSEDNAELAALHYLKYPTTVRLRTVAEDGPANGVLRKGDVLVSVGGKPVATATDVVDAVKATKPDTVVPMVIRRDGVEQTVEVKVGARPDDNSKGYLGVTPEEVPQGPLDVTFNLADIGGPSAGLMFSLALIDKLSPGQLNGGKFVAGTGTIDPTGKVGPIGGIQYKMIAAREAGAETFLVPADNCNEARQRIPDGLKLVKVETLTGAVQSLGDLNSGRDTVSCG from the coding sequence GTGAATCGTCGGATCCTCACGCTGCTGGCTGCCCTGATTCCCGTCCTCGTGCTCGGTGTCGTCGGCAGCGCCGTCACGGTGCCGTTCGTCGCGCTGGGGCCCGGTCCCACGTTCAACACCCTCGGCGATGTGGAGGGCAAACAGGTCGTCGACGTGCGGGGCGCGACAGTGGATCCGACGGCGGGCAACCTCAACATGACCACGGTGTCCGTTCGCGACGGGCTGAATATTTTCGAGGCGTTCGTGTTGTGGGCCGACGGCCGCTACGGCTTGGTGCCGCGTTCGGAGGTGTACCCGCCGGGCGTGCCGCGTGACCAGATCGACAAATCCAACGAGCAGGACTTCAAGGACTCCGAGGACAACGCGGAGCTGGCGGCGCTGCACTACCTGAAGTACCCGACGACGGTCCGGCTGCGCACGGTCGCCGAGGACGGCCCGGCCAACGGCGTACTGCGCAAGGGCGACGTGCTGGTGAGCGTGGGCGGCAAGCCGGTCGCCACCGCCACCGACGTGGTGGACGCGGTCAAGGCGACCAAGCCCGACACCGTCGTGCCGATGGTGATCCGCCGCGACGGCGTCGAGCAGACCGTCGAGGTGAAGGTCGGTGCGCGGCCGGACGACAACTCCAAGGGCTACCTCGGCGTCACCCCCGAGGAGGTGCCGCAGGGCCCGCTGGACGTCACCTTCAACCTGGCCGATATCGGCGGCCCGTCCGCGGGCCTGATGTTCAGCCTGGCGCTGATCGACAAGCTGAGCCCCGGACAGCTCAACGGCGGCAAGTTCGTCGCCGGCACCGGCACCATCGACCCGACCGGCAAGGTCGGCCCGATCGGCGGCATCCAGTACAAGATGATCGCCGCCCGCGAGGCCGGCGCCGAGACCTTCCTGGTCCCCGCCGACAACTGCAACGAGGCGCGCCAGCGCATCCCCGACGGCCTGAAACTGGTGAAAGTCGAAACCCTCACCGGCGCAGTGCAATCCCTCGGCGACCTGAACTCGGGACGCGACACCGTCAGCTGCGGGTAG
- a CDS encoding PPA1309 family protein: protein MSAVTIVNPSTALYRCIREVAEYADGEGWDRPPQLFALVPTADLVAAEPTLEDQLADGAELTPIAQEPLPDDLRGDAMALDEFLATTSWPPAVAGCVLVQQIVVLPPDAEQTLDDAIAPLLADRDAADRAGRKAAVAHPGRRDARLFVGTLRDGVSLSLLQIRPDEAEDDPFADLDLRTAPNLATNLVEALRHTLENEPEE, encoded by the coding sequence GTGTCGGCCGTGACCATCGTGAACCCCTCCACCGCTCTGTACCGCTGCATCCGCGAAGTGGCCGAGTACGCCGACGGCGAGGGGTGGGATCGCCCGCCGCAGCTGTTCGCGCTGGTGCCGACGGCCGACCTGGTCGCGGCCGAGCCGACGCTGGAGGATCAGCTCGCCGACGGCGCGGAACTGACTCCCATTGCGCAGGAACCGCTTCCGGACGACCTGCGCGGGGACGCGATGGCGCTGGACGAATTCCTCGCGACCACCAGCTGGCCACCGGCGGTGGCGGGCTGCGTGCTGGTGCAGCAGATCGTGGTGCTGCCGCCGGACGCCGAGCAGACCCTCGACGATGCCATCGCCCCGCTGCTGGCCGACCGCGACGCCGCCGACCGGGCGGGCCGCAAGGCCGCGGTCGCCCATCCGGGACGCCGCGACGCCCGTCTGTTCGTCGGCACGCTGCGCGACGGCGTCTCCCTGAGCCTGCTGCAGATCCGTCCCGACGAGGCCGAGGACGACCCGTTCGCCGACCTGGACCTGCGCACCGCTCCGAACCTGGCCACGAATTTGGTCGAGGCCCTGCGCCACACCCTGGAGAACGAGCCGGAGGAGTAG
- a CDS encoding UPF0182 family protein has translation MGMRPPTGLPSLSRRSRVLLLTALVIAALLLVGPRLVDAYTNWLWFGELGFRRVYATVLVTRILLFLVVTVVVGLIIWLALLAAYRTRPVFVPVAGPNDPIARYRTTVMGRLRLFGIGIPALVGLLSGLVAQSNWVTVQMFLHGGSFGMKDPQFGLDVGFYAFDLPFYKMLLNWLFVATVIAFFANLVTHYVFGGLRLSGREGTLTRPARIQLAIIAGTFVLLKAIAYWFDRYSMLSSTRKEPTFTGGSYTDINAVLPAKLILMSIAIICAIAFFTGIVLKDLRVPAMAAALLVLSSILIGAVWPLIVEQFEVRPNAATKESAYIERNIAATRQAYGLTDDKVQYQDYKGTPTKDPTSIPADQQTIKNIRLLDPNLLTQTFVQRQQLQNFYGFPDPLDIDRYTVNGEVQDYIVGARELVPQNLSGNQTDWINKHTVYTHGNGFVAAPANRVNVAPPKETQQAATGSAGSNTGGYGYPVFNIGDQSTVSDLFTPKDKQAIKVDQPRIYYGEMIAKSDADYAIVGGNDQPPREYDTGTSQYTYTGSGGVPISNWFNRLAFAAKYAERNILFSGAIGSDSKIIYNRNPRDRVQQVAPWLTADGDVYPAVVNGRIQWIVDAYTTLDNFPYAQRTSLEGIEDSIDQNTGRMLPRKEVSYIRNSVKATVDAYDGTVNLYEVDSNDPVLKAWEGVFPNAVQPKSAITPELQAHFRYPEDLFKVQRDILSRYHVNDPREFFTTNAFWSVPSDPTSDTPTNAHQPPYYVLLGDPQTGKPQFNLTSAMVGYKRQFLAAYIQVNSDPENYGKFTVRKLPTDSQTPGPQQVQTSMTTDARVSSDRTVLTGGNTNKIKYGNLLTLPVGDGGVLYVEPWYLERNAGPNAASFPQLVKVLASSGDKVGYQATLGDALNDVQEGLGSTATQQPGQQAVNPPSGNGTAPPANQGTQPPVTPPSTGSAGKDAAVKEINDALKGVQDAQKSGDLGRLGQALETLQKAVDDYNKAGG, from the coding sequence GTGGGCATGCGCCCCCCGACAGGCTTACCTTCGCTGTCCCGTCGCAGCCGGGTGCTGCTGCTGACGGCCCTCGTGATCGCGGCGCTGCTGCTGGTCGGGCCACGGCTGGTCGACGCCTATACCAACTGGTTGTGGTTCGGCGAGCTGGGATTCCGTCGTGTCTACGCGACGGTACTGGTGACCCGCATCCTGCTGTTCCTGGTGGTGACGGTCGTGGTCGGCCTGATCATCTGGCTGGCGCTGCTGGCGGCCTACCGCACCCGTCCGGTGTTCGTCCCGGTCGCCGGTCCCAACGACCCGATCGCGCGCTATCGCACGACGGTCATGGGGCGGTTGCGGCTGTTCGGCATCGGCATTCCGGCGCTGGTCGGCCTGCTGTCCGGGCTGGTGGCCCAGTCGAACTGGGTGACGGTGCAGATGTTCCTGCACGGCGGCTCCTTCGGCATGAAAGATCCGCAGTTCGGCCTGGACGTCGGCTTCTACGCCTTCGATCTGCCGTTCTACAAGATGCTGCTGAACTGGCTGTTCGTCGCGACGGTGATCGCGTTCTTCGCGAATCTGGTGACGCACTACGTGTTCGGCGGCCTGCGGCTGTCCGGGCGTGAGGGCACCCTGACCCGCCCGGCCCGCATCCAGCTGGCGATCATCGCCGGAACCTTCGTGCTGCTCAAGGCCATCGCGTACTGGTTCGACCGCTACTCGATGCTGTCGAGCACGCGCAAGGAACCCACCTTCACCGGTGGTTCCTACACCGACATCAACGCCGTGCTGCCGGCCAAGCTGATCCTGATGTCCATCGCCATCATCTGCGCGATCGCCTTCTTCACCGGAATCGTGTTGAAGGACCTGCGGGTTCCGGCGATGGCGGCGGCGCTGCTGGTGCTGTCGTCCATTCTGATCGGCGCGGTGTGGCCGCTGATCGTGGAGCAGTTCGAGGTGCGCCCGAACGCGGCGACCAAGGAGTCGGCCTACATCGAGCGCAATATCGCCGCCACCCGGCAGGCGTACGGCCTCACCGACGACAAGGTCCAATACCAGGATTACAAGGGCACCCCGACCAAGGACCCCACCTCCATCCCCGCCGACCAGCAGACCATCAAGAACATCCGGCTGCTGGACCCGAACCTGTTGACCCAGACCTTCGTCCAGCGTCAGCAGCTGCAGAACTTCTACGGCTTCCCCGATCCGCTGGACATCGACCGCTACACCGTCAACGGCGAGGTCCAGGACTACATCGTCGGCGCGCGAGAGCTGGTGCCGCAGAACCTGTCCGGCAACCAGACCGACTGGATCAACAAGCACACCGTCTACACCCACGGCAACGGTTTCGTCGCCGCGCCGGCCAACCGCGTCAACGTCGCCCCGCCGAAGGAGACGCAGCAGGCCGCGACCGGTTCGGCCGGGTCCAACACGGGCGGCTACGGCTACCCGGTGTTCAACATCGGCGACCAGTCCACGGTCAGCGACCTGTTCACGCCGAAGGACAAGCAGGCGATCAAGGTCGACCAGCCGCGCATCTACTACGGCGAGATGATCGCCAAGTCCGATGCCGACTACGCGATCGTCGGGGGCAACGACCAGCCGCCACGCGAATACGACACCGGCACTTCGCAATACACCTACACCGGTTCGGGCGGCGTGCCGATCAGCAACTGGTTCAACCGCCTGGCCTTCGCCGCCAAGTACGCCGAGCGCAACATCCTGTTCTCGGGCGCGATCGGGTCGGATTCGAAGATCATCTACAACCGGAATCCGCGCGATCGGGTACAGCAGGTGGCCCCGTGGCTGACCGCCGACGGCGACGTCTACCCGGCGGTCGTCAACGGCCGCATCCAGTGGATCGTCGACGCCTACACCACCCTCGACAACTTCCCCTACGCCCAGCGCACCTCGCTGGAGGGCATCGAGGATTCGATCGATCAGAACACCGGGCGGATGCTGCCTCGCAAGGAGGTCAGCTACATCCGCAACTCGGTGAAGGCCACCGTGGACGCCTACGACGGCACGGTGAACCTGTACGAAGTGGACTCCAACGATCCGGTGCTGAAGGCATGGGAGGGGGTGTTCCCGAACGCGGTGCAGCCCAAGAGCGCCATCACCCCGGAGTTGCAGGCCCACTTCCGTTACCCGGAGGACCTGTTCAAGGTGCAGCGGGACATCCTGTCGCGCTACCACGTGAACGACCCGCGAGAGTTCTTCACCACCAACGCGTTCTGGTCGGTGCCCAGCGACCCGACCTCGGACACCCCGACCAACGCGCATCAGCCGCCGTACTACGTGCTGCTGGGCGATCCGCAGACGGGTAAGCCGCAGTTCAACCTGACCAGCGCGATGGTCGGATACAAGCGGCAGTTCCTGGCCGCCTACATCCAGGTGAATTCGGACCCGGAGAACTACGGCAAGTTCACGGTGCGCAAGCTGCCCACGGACTCCCAGACCCCCGGCCCGCAACAGGTGCAGACGTCCATGACGACCGATGCCCGGGTGTCCAGTGATCGCACGGTGCTCACGGGTGGCAACACCAACAAGATCAAATACGGGAATCTGCTGACCCTGCCCGTCGGTGACGGGGGCGTGCTCTATGTGGAGCCGTGGTATCTGGAGCGCAACGCCGGACCCAATGCCGCATCGTTCCCGCAGCTGGTGAAGGTTCTCGCCAGTTCCGGGGACAAGGTCGGCTACCAGGCCACGCTGGGCGACGCGCTCAACGACGTCCAGGAGGGTCTCGGCTCGACGGCGACCCAGCAACCGGGCCAGCAGGCGGTCAACCCGCCCAGCGGGAACGGCACCGCGCCGCCCGCCAACCAGGGCACCCAGCCGCCGGTCACGCCACCCTCGACGGGGTCGGCCGGTAAGGACGCCGCGGTCAAGGAGATCAACGACGCGCTGAAGGGCGTGCAGGACGCGCAGAAGTCGGGCGATCTCGGCCGCCTGGGCCAGGCGCTGGAGACCTTGCAGAAGGCCGTCGACGATTACAACAAGGCCGGCGGATAG
- a CDS encoding transglycosylase family protein → MNKNRKISSRAFGLAAVTGALVAVPFAMSSTASAAAHDWDGVAQCESGGNWNINTGNGYYGGLQFSQSTWNANGGSGSPANASKEEQIRVAENVLATQGVGAWPVCGQYLRWGAGEDSVAQPEPQPEEPAAPAPAPSDRQALLDQAKSTGEQLADQFGVTDQYQQLLQQNSGLIESLGR, encoded by the coding sequence ATGAACAAGAACCGGAAGATCAGCAGTCGCGCCTTCGGCCTCGCCGCCGTGACCGGCGCCCTTGTTGCCGTCCCGTTCGCCATGTCCAGCACGGCTTCCGCCGCTGCCCACGACTGGGACGGTGTCGCCCAGTGCGAGAGTGGCGGTAACTGGAACATCAACACCGGCAACGGCTACTACGGGGGCCTGCAGTTCTCGCAGAGCACCTGGAACGCCAACGGTGGCTCCGGCAGCCCGGCCAACGCCTCCAAGGAGGAGCAGATCCGGGTCGCCGAGAACGTCCTCGCCACTCAGGGCGTGGGCGCCTGGCCGGTGTGCGGCCAGTACCTGCGCTGGGGCGCCGGCGAAGACAGCGTCGCGCAGCCCGAGCCGCAGCCGGAGGAGCCCGCTGCGCCCGCCCCTGCCCCGTCCGACCGCCAGGCCCTGCTCGACCAGGCCAAGAGCACCGGCGAACAGCTCGCCGACCAGTTCGGCGTCACCGACCAGTATCAGCAGCTCCTGCAGCAGAACAGCGGCCTCATCGAGTCGCTCGGCCGCTGA